From Mytilus galloprovincialis chromosome 9, xbMytGall1.hap1.1, whole genome shotgun sequence, the proteins below share one genomic window:
- the LOC143045312 gene encoding uncharacterized protein LOC143045312 isoform X2 encodes MLQFMNQIHVFIGLEDPYILCEGLNNTFIECPAAKVIKIEAAIYGRTDKSVCQHTAIESTSCKKTVTSIVQKKCNFNQTCLPISSNIYGDPCTDERLSSKPSTHLTTPIFTASPRSSPTTEQQEIFSTTDAQSSLKSTTYLPTQFFTPSPSSSSKTEQQVSFSKTGLAVGISVTIAVIIVISCMLIILRKRKSSSKKQSTQSSTNDKDYIGTQNVAMPRSGDSPEYNDLKVRRETHKYGELQYISKPKDGTCYDYIDANEHARGTKVSSVEQGICQEYSMLDPSEKWNTESNTSSYHHAACNDYTVLETEKAITNHVAYPPSVHLKYKNNEVKSANNAKRDNYIVLDPKVTGFNRMNDTGNDKFDPNPRDMVHDTTHPVKENTNCYELAKPVLKDGKEKTCHKYDGDYGSCQDSDYQLNAGHPTYSEEHVYNHTVDDVYDSTSHNKKSAVPDNTYDYFSGNQTDDDYNIPMKM; translated from the exons atgttgcaatttatgaatcaaatacatgtttttataGGTTTGGAAGACCCGTACATTCTGTGTGAGGGTCTAAATAATACATTCATTGAATGCCCTGCAGCAAAAGTCATCAAGATTGAAGCTGCAATTTATGGTAGAACCGATAAGAGTGTATGTCAACATACAGCAATTGAATCTACTTCGTGTAAGAAGACAGTCACCAGTATTGTACAGAAAAAGTGCAATTTTAACCAAACATGCTTACCCATTTCTTCGAATATCTATGGTGATCCTTGCACAG ATGAGCGACTTTCATCCAAGCCATCGACACATCTAACTACGCCGATCTTTACAGCATCACCACGTTCATCACCAACTACTGAACAACAAGAGATATTTTCTACAACAG ATGCTCAATCATCATTAAAATCCACGACATACCTACCAACTCAGTTCTTTACACCATCGCCAAGTTCGTCCTCAAAAACTGAACAACAAGTGTCATTTTCTAAAACAG GTCTAGCTGTTGGAATATCGGTTACTATAGCAGTTATCATAGTCATATCATGCATGCTTATTATCCTGAGAAAAAGAAAGAG TTCATCAAAGAAACAGTCTACACAATCATCTACAAACGATAAGGATTACATTGGAACCCAGAATGTAGCAATGCCAAGGTCAGGAGACTCTCCTGAGTATAATGATTTGAAAGTGCGCCGTGAAACTCATAAGTATGGCGAACTACAATATATAAGTAAACCAAAAGATGGAACATGTTATGACTATATTGATGCTAACGAACATGCACGGGGAACAAAGGTTTCCAGTGTCGAACAGGGTATTTGTCAGGAATATTCAATGTTAGATCCTAGTGAGAAATGGAATACGGAATCAAATACATCTTCATACCACCATGCAGCCTGTAACGACTATACTGTTCTTGAAACAGAGAAAGCAATAACTAATCATGTTGCTTACCCTCCAAGCGTCCACTTAAAGTACAAAAACAATGAAGTTAAATCTGCAAATAACGCTAAACGCGATAATTACATTGTTCTCGATCCAAAAGTAACTGGGTTCAATCGAATGAACGACACTGGAAATGATAAATTCGACCCAAATCCTAGAGATATGGTGCATGATACAACGCATCCTGTAAAAGAAAACACGAATTGTTACGAGCTTGCAAAACCTGTATTGAAAGATGGAAAGGAAAAAACATGCCATAAATATGATGGAGACTATGGATCTTGTCAAGATTCAGATTACCAACTTAATGCAGGACATCCAACATATTCTGAGGAACATGTCTACAACCACACTGTTGATGACGTATACGATTCGACCTCACACAACAAAAAGAGCGCTGTGCCAGACAACACCTACGATTATTTCTCTGGCAATCAAACTGATGATGATTATAACATACCtatgaaaatgtaa
- the LOC143045312 gene encoding uncharacterized protein LOC143045312 isoform X1 → MLQFMNQIHVFIGLEDPYILCEGLNNTFIECPAAKVIKIEAAIYGRTDKSVCQHTAIESTSCKKTVTSIVQKKCNFNQTCLPISSNIYGDPCTGTYKYLNVSYRCIKDERLSSKPSTHLTTPIFTASPRSSPTTEQQEIFSTTDAQSSLKSTTYLPTQFFTPSPSSSSKTEQQVSFSKTGLAVGISVTIAVIIVISCMLIILRKRKSSSKKQSTQSSTNDKDYIGTQNVAMPRSGDSPEYNDLKVRRETHKYGELQYISKPKDGTCYDYIDANEHARGTKVSSVEQGICQEYSMLDPSEKWNTESNTSSYHHAACNDYTVLETEKAITNHVAYPPSVHLKYKNNEVKSANNAKRDNYIVLDPKVTGFNRMNDTGNDKFDPNPRDMVHDTTHPVKENTNCYELAKPVLKDGKEKTCHKYDGDYGSCQDSDYQLNAGHPTYSEEHVYNHTVDDVYDSTSHNKKSAVPDNTYDYFSGNQTDDDYNIPMKM, encoded by the exons atgttgcaatttatgaatcaaatacatgtttttataGGTTTGGAAGACCCGTACATTCTGTGTGAGGGTCTAAATAATACATTCATTGAATGCCCTGCAGCAAAAGTCATCAAGATTGAAGCTGCAATTTATGGTAGAACCGATAAGAGTGTATGTCAACATACAGCAATTGAATCTACTTCGTGTAAGAAGACAGTCACCAGTATTGTACAGAAAAAGTGCAATTTTAACCAAACATGCTTACCCATTTCTTCGAATATCTATGGTGATCCTTGCACAGGTACATACAAATACCTGAATGTTTCTTACAGGTGTATCAAAG ATGAGCGACTTTCATCCAAGCCATCGACACATCTAACTACGCCGATCTTTACAGCATCACCACGTTCATCACCAACTACTGAACAACAAGAGATATTTTCTACAACAG ATGCTCAATCATCATTAAAATCCACGACATACCTACCAACTCAGTTCTTTACACCATCGCCAAGTTCGTCCTCAAAAACTGAACAACAAGTGTCATTTTCTAAAACAG GTCTAGCTGTTGGAATATCGGTTACTATAGCAGTTATCATAGTCATATCATGCATGCTTATTATCCTGAGAAAAAGAAAGAG TTCATCAAAGAAACAGTCTACACAATCATCTACAAACGATAAGGATTACATTGGAACCCAGAATGTAGCAATGCCAAGGTCAGGAGACTCTCCTGAGTATAATGATTTGAAAGTGCGCCGTGAAACTCATAAGTATGGCGAACTACAATATATAAGTAAACCAAAAGATGGAACATGTTATGACTATATTGATGCTAACGAACATGCACGGGGAACAAAGGTTTCCAGTGTCGAACAGGGTATTTGTCAGGAATATTCAATGTTAGATCCTAGTGAGAAATGGAATACGGAATCAAATACATCTTCATACCACCATGCAGCCTGTAACGACTATACTGTTCTTGAAACAGAGAAAGCAATAACTAATCATGTTGCTTACCCTCCAAGCGTCCACTTAAAGTACAAAAACAATGAAGTTAAATCTGCAAATAACGCTAAACGCGATAATTACATTGTTCTCGATCCAAAAGTAACTGGGTTCAATCGAATGAACGACACTGGAAATGATAAATTCGACCCAAATCCTAGAGATATGGTGCATGATACAACGCATCCTGTAAAAGAAAACACGAATTGTTACGAGCTTGCAAAACCTGTATTGAAAGATGGAAAGGAAAAAACATGCCATAAATATGATGGAGACTATGGATCTTGTCAAGATTCAGATTACCAACTTAATGCAGGACATCCAACATATTCTGAGGAACATGTCTACAACCACACTGTTGATGACGTATACGATTCGACCTCACACAACAAAAAGAGCGCTGTGCCAGACAACACCTACGATTATTTCTCTGGCAATCAAACTGATGATGATTATAACATACCtatgaaaatgtaa